The window TTATAAAATAGCCAGAGATATTTATCCCTGGCTATATATTTAAATTATCTTAATAATTGAAGTACTCCTTGAGGTGCTTGCTTAGCTTGTGCAAGCATAGCTTGAGCAGCTTGGTTAAGGATATTATTCTTACTAAATTCAAGCATTTCCTTAGCCATGTCAACATCTCTAATTCTTGATTCTGCTGCTGTTAAGTTTTCTGAAGATGTGTTTAAGTTGTTAATTGTATGTTCTAATCTGTTTTGAACAGAACCATATTTACTTCTTTCTTTAGATACTGTTTTTATAGCATTATCTAAAACTTCGATAGCACTATTAGCTCCTTCTTGTGTAGTTACATCTAAAGCTTTTTCAGATAAAGTAGAACTTGTTCCATCTGTTACATTTGCTGAAGCAGAGAATCCTGTTCCTGTTCCAACTAATCCTAATGAAGATGCTCTCATATCATCAAATGATAAAGACATAGATTGGTCTTTATTTGCACCTACTTGGAAAGTAGCTGATTCATCTGTAGTTACAGCTGTTTCTGTAAGATTAAAATCTTTTTGAATTGTGAAAGCAGCAGTATCTTGTACATCAAATGTAAAGTTAATACCGTGATCATTATAAGCTATAGATGTTGTAGCAGCTGCATTTTTAAAGTCTTCTGTTACTATAGCTGCACCATCTTTATCTAATAACTCTATTTTGTAAGTTCCATTAGCTGCATCTAATCCAGCAGCAGTTATTTTAATACTAGCTACACCTTCAATATACTCTGATGAAGTATTATCAACAGTTATATCAGTTGTAAAGCTTCCGTAAGTAGATCCTCCACCTTTTAATGTATGAGCAGTAAAGTCTGATTTTGTACCTACAGTAGCAGCTGTAATATCTTCATCACCACCACCATCAACATCATATGTAGCTAAGTCTACTTCAAATTTAGCACCATCTGTCCAACTGTCAAAGTCTTCTTTTGAAATTGAAAGCTTAATTCCATCAGCATCATAACTATAATTAGTTCCATCAAACGCTAATTTTTGAGCATTAATTGTTAATTCATCACCATCAGAATCTTTTAATGTTCCACCAGTAGCTAAAACTAAATCATCACCACTTTTAGTAATTGATACTTTAGCAGCTGCACCAGTATCTAACTTACTCCATTCGAAACCACCTGCAACAGTATCAGTGAATACCATTTTTTCATTTCCAGCACCATCAGTAATTGAAGGTTTATCTCCTGTTTGTCCTGTCCATGTAACACCTAAAGCAAATGCTGATTTATATACTCCACTATCAGCTTTTATTGTAACATCTCCTGTTGCTTTAGTCGCAGATTTATCACCATTTAATACCTTCATTCCATTGAATTCAGTAGTATTACCAATTCTGTTAATTTCAGAAGTTAATTGGTTTATTTCATCTTGGATAGCTTGTCTATCATCTGCTGTATTCGTATCAGTTGATGATTGAACACTTAATTCTCTCATTCTTTGAATTATAGATTGAGTTTCATTTAAAGCACCCTCAGCAGTTTGAACCATAGAAATTGCATCTTGAGAGTTTCTTGATGCTTGATCAAGACCTCTTATTTGAGCTCTCATTTTTTCAGATATAGCAAGTCCTGCTGCGTCATCTCCAGCTCTGTTAATTCTTGATCCTGAAGATAGCTTCTCCATAGATTTTCCTGATGCTACAGTGTTTGAAGTCATCATTCTGTGTGCATTTAATGCATTCATATTGTGGTTAATAATCATAATAAATTCCTCCCTGAATTTTTATTAGAGCGTCCATGCTCATTTTTATTTGTTACAATATATATATCGCAATTACTTTCAAATACTTTATAGTAATTTTTATTTTTTTATTAAATTTCTCAAGGTATTTATATCCATTTTAGCCATAGCCTCTTTATTTTCATTAACTACAGCTTCTTTAACTTCTTTTCTAAGTATTTCAACCTCTTTAGGGGCTTCTATTCCTACTTTCACCTTACCATCAGATATGCCAATTATTTTTATCTCTATATTTTCATTGATTATAATACTTTCATCTAATTTTCTACCAAGTATGAGCATACTACTCACCTACCTTTTCAAATATCATATATCTTAAAGGATATCTTTCATCTAATATTAATTGTTTTCCTTTTTTAGATTTATTATTTATAATAATTGGTGCTTGAAGATTAGTTCTCATTTCTTCTATATTTTCTGGTATTGTTACCATTGTATATATATGTATATCTTCATGTTTTTCTATTTCTAATTTTTTTATAGTATTATCAGGTATTTTAAATTCATACTCTTTATTTGATAAAAATGGGTTTATTATAGGAAAAGTTATATCCTCTTCAATACTTTGAATCCAATCTATAATCATATCTTCTTGTTTTACTACTACAAATTTATGTAGATATTCAAATCCTGGTATTCCATCTTCAAAATTTATTATTTCACTATCATCTATATTTATTTCACCAAAATACTTAGTACTTAATTTCAATCAAATCACCTCATCTAAATTTTTTTAATTCTATTCATAATTTGAAATACTATCAATTCACTTAGAATTAAAAATGATGCTCATTTAAATGTTAGCTACTTTTTTGTTAATATTTTTCAATAGAACTTAGATTATGCTGTTAAAATATCCGTTAAGAAACTTCTTTGTCTGACCATAGGGAGTTTAAGAAGTTTTAGAATATTTTATAAAGCAGAATCTGTAGTTTTATAAAAATATTGACTAAGTAGCGGTATTTCAATGAGTGTCATTTTTCGCTTAAACACTATATAGTTATTAAGAATCCCTAAATACTAAATAGCATTTAGGGATTAATTTATCTTATAAAATCTACAAGTGTTTGTTGGATAATTCTAGCTCCTACATTAAGAGATGCATCATATACGCTTTTTAGGTTCATAAACTCCATAGACGCTTTTCCTAGATCTGTATCCTCTGTCTGTGATAATAACTTTGTAAAGTTAACTTCTGTTTGATCTATTCTATTTTTTATTGTTTCTGCTGTATTGCTTCTTGCTCCTATTTCACTCTTTAATCTAGATATATTTTCTCTATGTCCATCTACTTCATCTAATATTTTAGATATTTTTTCTGTATCTCCTTTTTCAAGGTTATTTATAAGATCATCCATAGTATCCATAATAGTTTTGTCACCTATACCATCGTTATCAGTGTCAACAACTGCTCCAAACACTTGATCTCCTCTTACATTTACATCTAAATCTGTAGATATACCTACATTGTATTTTACTTTTTCATTACTTTCACATATATTTAACTTTTCAAGTCCTAATTGATCTTTAAGATCTTTATTATCTATTCTAATTGCGAACTTTTGATCATCTTGCATATATTTATTCTCGATTACAAGACTATTATTGTCTATATCTACTTTAAAGTAGCTGTTATTTTTTTCATCTCCAATGGTAGTATTAGAATCCATAAGTCTTATATTTATATCTGAATCGGTATTAAGTTCACTTGACTTAAATACTAAATCTTTTCCACCTGTTAAGTCTAGTTTTTCACCTGC is drawn from Tepidibacter hydrothermalis and contains these coding sequences:
- a CDS encoding flagellin, whose product is MIINHNMNALNAHRMMTSNTVASGKSMEKLSSGSRINRAGDDAAGLAISEKMRAQIRGLDQASRNSQDAISMVQTAEGALNETQSIIQRMRELSVQSSTDTNTADDRQAIQDEINQLTSEINRIGNTTEFNGMKVLNGDKSATKATGDVTIKADSGVYKSAFALGVTWTGQTGDKPSITDGAGNEKMVFTDTVAGGFEWSKLDTGAAAKVSITKSGDDLVLATGGTLKDSDGDELTINAQKLAFDGTNYSYDADGIKLSISKEDFDSWTDGAKFEVDLATYDVDGGGDEDITAATVGTKSDFTAHTLKGGGSTYGSFTTDITVDNTSSEYIEGVASIKITAAGLDAANGTYKIELLDKDGAAIVTEDFKNAAATTSIAYNDHGINFTFDVQDTAAFTIQKDFNLTETAVTTDESATFQVGANKDQSMSLSFDDMRASSLGLVGTGTGFSASANVTDGTSSTLSEKALDVTTQEGANSAIEVLDNAIKTVSKERSKYGSVQNRLEHTINNLNTSSENLTAAESRIRDVDMAKEMLEFSKNNILNQAAQAMLAQAKQAPQGVLQLLR
- the csrA gene encoding carbon storage regulator CsrA codes for the protein MLILGRKLDESIIINENIEIKIIGISDGKVKVGIEAPKEVEILRKEVKEAVVNENKEAMAKMDINTLRNLIKK
- the fliW gene encoding flagellar assembly protein FliW; the encoded protein is MKLSTKYFGEINIDDSEIINFEDGIPGFEYLHKFVVVKQEDMIIDWIQSIEEDITFPIINPFLSNKEYEFKIPDNTIKKLEIEKHEDIHIYTMVTIPENIEEMRTNLQAPIIINNKSKKGKQLILDERYPLRYMIFEKVGE